The proteins below come from a single Burkholderia sp. PAMC 26561 genomic window:
- a CDS encoding arylamine N-acetyltransferase family protein, translated as MIQTVSPVQLTAYFDRIGYTGPHEASADTLHALHRLHPQAIPFENIDTLLGVTPRLDLESVFAKLVSARRGGYCYEHNLLFRAVLETIGFETTGLAARVLWADPDAMLPRTHMMLLVETPDETWLADVGFGSMTLTAPLVFDNGREQATPHETFRLDLIERGDFKLLVKLGETWKPVYRFDLEPQVPSDYAMANHYVSTLPDSIFVNHLIVARVIPGQRQTLFDRTVTRRGTAEEHRELTSAAELRGVLEDTFGITLPTDAKLASVLEHLAAQAASAAT; from the coding sequence ATGATTCAGACAGTCTCGCCGGTGCAGCTCACCGCCTATTTCGACCGCATCGGTTATACCGGCCCGCATGAAGCGAGCGCTGATACGCTGCATGCGCTGCACCGGCTGCACCCGCAGGCCATCCCGTTTGAAAACATCGACACGCTGCTTGGCGTCACGCCGCGGCTCGATCTCGAGTCGGTGTTCGCAAAGCTCGTGAGCGCGCGCCGCGGTGGTTATTGCTATGAACACAACCTGCTGTTTCGCGCAGTGCTGGAGACCATCGGATTCGAGACGACCGGGCTTGCAGCGCGCGTGCTCTGGGCCGATCCGGATGCCATGCTGCCGCGCACGCACATGATGCTGCTCGTGGAAACGCCGGATGAAACCTGGCTCGCCGACGTTGGTTTCGGCAGCATGACGCTCACCGCTCCCCTAGTGTTCGATAACGGCCGTGAACAGGCCACGCCGCACGAGACCTTCCGCCTCGATCTGATCGAGCGCGGCGATTTCAAGCTGCTGGTGAAGCTCGGCGAGACGTGGAAGCCCGTGTACCGGTTCGATCTCGAACCCCAGGTGCCCTCCGACTACGCCATGGCGAACCATTACGTGTCCACCCTCCCCGATTCGATCTTCGTCAATCACCTGATCGTGGCGCGCGTGATCCCGGGGCAACGCCAGACGTTGTTCGACCGGACGGTGACCCGCCGGGGCACGGCTGAAGAGCATCGCGAACTCACGTCGGCCGCCGAGCTGCGCGGCGTGCTGGAAGACACCTTTGGCATCACATTACCGACGGACGCCAAACTTGCAAGCGTGCTCGAGCACCTGGCTGCGCAAGCCGCATCCGCCGCGACCTGA
- a CDS encoding ROK family protein, whose protein sequence is MGTAAKKAAASTPAKRSATKDRTHLERILAIDVGGTGLKAAIIDADGTMKTERLKVATPHPCPPELLVDTLVKLVEPLMQPLPATHISIGFPGVVRDNHVLTAPNLGNESWRNIPLAQMLSDQLGHHLPVRIINDAEMQGLAAIEGKGIELVLTLGTGAGTALFRDGELMPHLELAHHPVSKNKTYDEYLGNAARDKAGNKRWNRRVEKVIGILSSLVNYDRLWIGGGNAANLKFDLPDNVKVVSNEAGIEGGARLWHPRSVRETRQLPPGTFE, encoded by the coding sequence ATGGGGACAGCAGCAAAAAAGGCAGCGGCAAGCACACCGGCGAAACGCAGTGCCACGAAAGACCGAACTCACCTCGAAAGAATCCTTGCCATCGATGTCGGCGGGACGGGCCTGAAAGCGGCCATCATCGACGCGGACGGGACCATGAAGACCGAGCGCCTGAAGGTCGCGACGCCGCATCCGTGCCCGCCTGAGTTGCTGGTGGACACGCTGGTCAAGCTGGTCGAGCCGTTGATGCAGCCGTTGCCGGCGACGCATATCTCGATCGGCTTTCCTGGTGTGGTGCGCGACAACCATGTGCTGACCGCGCCGAACCTCGGCAATGAAAGCTGGCGCAACATCCCGCTCGCGCAAATGCTTTCGGATCAGCTCGGCCACCACTTGCCGGTGCGCATCATCAACGACGCCGAGATGCAGGGATTGGCGGCTATCGAAGGAAAGGGGATCGAACTCGTGCTGACGCTCGGTACAGGCGCCGGCACCGCGCTTTTCCGCGATGGCGAGCTGATGCCGCATCTGGAACTCGCGCATCATCCGGTCAGCAAGAACAAGACGTACGACGAATATCTCGGTAATGCCGCGCGCGACAAGGCGGGTAACAAGCGCTGGAACCGTCGTGTGGAAAAGGTCATCGGCATCCTGAGTTCGCTCGTGAACTACGACCGCCTCTGGATCGGCGGCGGCAACGCGGCCAATCTCAAGTTCGATTTGCCGGATAACGTGAAGGTGGTGTCGAACGAAGCGGGCATCGAAGGCGGCGCGCGTCTCTGGCATCCGCGTTCGGTACGCGAAACGCGGCAATTGCCGCCGGGGACATTCGAATGA
- a CDS encoding phosphate/phosphite/phosphonate ABC transporter substrate-binding protein, giving the protein MKWLAALPMYNVTPTLAGDWRVLLEHVRSQLRPWLDARGDTLELVDPDTSLTEFWLRDDVLLTQTCGYPLMHALDGRVQLLATPIFSIDGCANGDYRSVLVARKAASVTSLESSRGLRAAYNSDDSNSGMNLLRHAVAPFANGRAFFSSLVETGGHLASLKALADDRADIAAIDCVTFAFVREHLPALADGVIEIDVTASSPGLPLIASKRVPADGIDALRTALSRALTQDAPLATRLKLAGFAQRLLSDYSAIIDLESDAARRGYPRLA; this is encoded by the coding sequence ATGAAATGGCTTGCGGCTTTACCGATGTACAACGTCACACCAACGCTCGCCGGGGACTGGCGCGTGCTGCTGGAACACGTGCGCAGTCAACTGCGGCCGTGGCTCGACGCTCGCGGCGATACGCTGGAGCTGGTCGATCCCGACACATCGCTGACCGAATTCTGGCTGCGCGACGACGTGCTCCTTACCCAGACCTGCGGTTATCCGCTGATGCACGCGCTTGACGGCCGCGTGCAGCTACTCGCGACCCCGATTTTTTCCATCGATGGCTGCGCGAACGGGGATTATCGAAGCGTGCTGGTCGCGCGCAAGGCGGCGAGCGTGACATCGCTCGAATCCAGTCGAGGCCTGCGCGCCGCCTACAACAGCGACGACTCGAACAGCGGCATGAACCTGCTGCGCCACGCCGTTGCGCCATTCGCGAATGGCCGTGCGTTCTTCTCGTCGCTGGTCGAAACCGGAGGGCATCTGGCGTCGCTCAAAGCGCTTGCCGACGATCGTGCCGACATTGCCGCCATCGACTGCGTGACCTTCGCCTTCGTGCGCGAACATCTTCCAGCACTCGCCGATGGCGTCATCGAGATTGACGTGACGGCCTCGTCGCCGGGCTTGCCGCTGATTGCGTCGAAGAGGGTTCCGGCGGATGGAATCGATGCGCTTCGAACCGCTCTTTCCCGCGCCCTCACCCAGGATGCACCGCTGGCAACGCGCCTCAAGCTCGCCGGCTTCGCGCAGCGCCTGTTGAGCGATTATTCGGCGATCATCGATCTCGAATCCGACGCCGCGAGGCGCGGCTACCCTCGCCTCGCCTGA
- the zwf gene encoding glucose-6-phosphate dehydrogenase, which translates to MSTPLATATSSPPAPGKHPAPPCTLVIFGAAGDLTKRLLMPALYNLSSDGLLDDKMKIIGVNHGELETSAWRDQLTESLKSFAADKAGAFHTSQLDEKAWNWVADRLQYVAGEFETDDVFNKLKQTLGESGNVIFYLAVSSRFFKPIVERLGKAGLLKENDQAFRRVVIEKPFGHDYASAKDLNESILKFAGENQIYRIDHFLGKDTVQSILAVRFANALFEPIFRREYIDHVQITAAETIGVEGRGGFYEQTGAFRDMVPNHLFQLLGMVAMEPPNSFDAEAVRDKKAEIFDAIQPLKAGDVVLGQYEKSASMPGYREEKDVAPDSQTETYAAARVYVENWRWAGVPFYLRTGKRMTARRTEISIQLKAVPFLLFRDTPVDTLVPNVLTLRIDPQHGTTFDFNVKVPGPVMQVGAVQSSFKYGDFFDEKPNVGYETLLYDCMLGDETLFQRADSIETSWAAVDAVLHPEGGPLPVHGYEAGSAGPKEADALLQADGRAWRPLGDEHTKNAGHNDKN; encoded by the coding sequence ATGTCGACCCCACTTGCTACTGCTACGTCCTCCCCGCCGGCTCCCGGCAAACATCCTGCCCCACCATGCACGCTCGTGATCTTCGGCGCTGCCGGCGACCTCACCAAGCGGCTCTTGATGCCGGCACTGTACAACCTCTCGTCGGACGGTCTGCTCGACGACAAGATGAAGATCATCGGTGTCAATCACGGCGAGCTCGAAACCAGCGCCTGGCGTGACCAGCTCACCGAATCGCTCAAGAGTTTCGCCGCCGACAAGGCCGGCGCCTTTCATACATCCCAGCTCGACGAAAAGGCATGGAACTGGGTTGCCGACCGCCTGCAGTACGTTGCGGGCGAGTTCGAAACGGATGACGTATTCAACAAGCTAAAGCAGACTTTGGGTGAAAGTGGAAATGTCATTTTTTATCTCGCCGTCAGCTCACGCTTCTTCAAGCCCATTGTCGAGCGGCTCGGCAAAGCAGGATTACTGAAAGAAAACGATCAAGCGTTCCGGCGCGTGGTCATTGAAAAGCCGTTTGGGCATGACTACGCATCGGCGAAAGACTTGAATGAGAGCATTCTCAAGTTCGCCGGGGAAAATCAGATCTATCGCATTGATCACTTTCTCGGCAAGGACACCGTTCAGAGCATTCTTGCCGTGCGCTTTGCCAACGCGTTGTTCGAGCCGATCTTCCGGCGTGAATATATCGATCACGTGCAGATTACGGCGGCGGAAACCATCGGCGTGGAAGGGCGTGGCGGATTCTACGAGCAAACCGGCGCATTTCGCGACATGGTTCCTAACCACCTGTTCCAGTTGCTCGGCATGGTCGCCATGGAACCGCCGAATTCCTTCGACGCCGAGGCCGTCCGCGACAAGAAAGCCGAGATCTTCGACGCCATCCAGCCGCTGAAAGCCGGCGACGTGGTGCTCGGACAATACGAGAAGTCCGCGAGCATGCCGGGTTATCGCGAGGAAAAGGACGTTGCGCCTGACAGCCAGACGGAAACGTACGCGGCGGCGCGGGTGTATGTCGAGAACTGGCGCTGGGCCGGTGTACCGTTCTACCTGCGCACGGGCAAGCGCATGACGGCGCGGCGCACGGAGATATCGATTCAACTGAAAGCCGTGCCGTTCCTGCTGTTTCGCGACACACCCGTCGATACGCTCGTGCCGAACGTGCTGACATTGCGCATCGACCCGCAACACGGTACGACCTTCGACTTCAACGTCAAGGTGCCGGGTCCGGTGATGCAGGTCGGGGCGGTGCAGTCGTCGTTCAAATACGGCGATTTCTTCGATGAAAAACCGAACGTAGGCTACGAAACGCTGCTGTACGACTGCATGCTCGGCGACGAAACGCTGTTCCAGCGCGCGGACAGCATCGAGACGAGCTGGGCGGCGGTCGACGCGGTTCTGCATCCCGAAGGCGGTCCGTTGCCGGTTCATGGCTACGAGGCGGGAAGCGCCGGCCCAAAGGAAGCCGACGCACTGCTGCAGGCTGATGGCCGCGCATGGCGTCCGCTTGGCGACGAACATACGAAAAACGCCGGTCACAACGACAAGAACTGA
- a CDS encoding H-NS family nucleoid-associated regulatory protein has translation MDERKRDSIIAYLRSRMAEFGISETALAEALAEAQASVTPPPLTKSSSATKRALPSMPQMPENANGATPVFRNASGDTWDGEGEMPEWLKRAVHAGQDIEFYRV, from the coding sequence GTGGACGAAAGAAAGCGAGACAGCATCATTGCCTATTTGCGCAGCCGAATGGCTGAGTTTGGCATTTCCGAAACAGCACTGGCCGAAGCATTGGCCGAAGCGCAGGCTTCTGTTACTCCTCCCCCATTGACGAAGAGTTCGAGCGCCACAAAGCGCGCGCTACCTTCCATGCCTCAAATGCCTGAGAACGCCAACGGCGCTACGCCGGTATTCAGGAATGCAAGCGGCGACACGTGGGACGGAGAAGGTGAAATGCCAGAGTGGCTCAAACGCGCCGTGCATGCCGGGCAAGATATAGAGTTCTACAGGGTTTGA
- a CDS encoding peptidoglycan D,D-transpeptidase FtsI family protein: MRKTARRAHEAYRTPVKNAVLESRLPQWRSTFIVMLMFAAFAALAARALWVQVVNQDFYIGEGQKRYQRTLELAATRGRIVDRNGAMLAVSLATYSIWATPSRFSAETRPHVARLLDMPEKELARRLGTERSFVLLKRQVDADQATRIAETGLAGVTLVADTKRFYPEGESAAHIVGFTDNEDHGQEGVELAANDRLTGEHGQREVIRDRLGRVVSEIGEAELPENGETIHLTIDRRIQQLAHTQLAAAIKKHKARAGSVVVLDAKNGEILALANYPTFDPNDRSRLTGEQLRNRALTDTFEPGSTIKPLVAALAIDMGQVRPDTRIDTSPGTFKLGPNTIHDTSNHGVITVSEAVQMSSNIALTKLSLKLPAQTVWDKYREYGIGQAPELTFPGAATGRLRAYQRWRPIEQATMAYGYGLSLSLLQIAQVYTAYAGTGEFRQSTLVRGKAAPEPVQVTKATTAAAVRNMLELAMGPRGTGRAAAVEGYRVGGKTGTARKQVGRTYAANKYRASFVGMAPMSDPQVIVAVMIDEPSAGSYYGGTVAGPVFSGVVGGTMQLLGVPPDA, from the coding sequence ATGCGTAAAACCGCCAGGCGCGCTCACGAAGCGTACCGGACGCCCGTGAAGAACGCCGTCCTCGAAAGCCGGCTGCCTCAGTGGCGCTCCACTTTCATCGTCATGCTGATGTTCGCCGCGTTCGCGGCGCTGGCGGCGCGCGCGCTGTGGGTTCAGGTCGTGAACCAGGACTTTTACATCGGTGAGGGACAAAAGCGGTATCAGCGCACACTCGAACTCGCCGCCACGCGCGGGCGAATTGTCGACCGAAACGGCGCGATGCTCGCCGTGAGCCTCGCAACCTATTCCATCTGGGCGACGCCGTCGCGCTTCAGTGCCGAAACCCGGCCGCATGTCGCGCGGCTGCTCGACATGCCCGAAAAGGAACTCGCCCGCCGGCTCGGAACGGAGCGTTCGTTCGTCCTGCTGAAACGTCAGGTCGATGCCGACCAGGCGACGCGCATTGCGGAAACGGGTCTGGCGGGTGTCACGCTCGTCGCAGACACCAAACGCTTTTATCCTGAGGGAGAGTCGGCGGCGCATATCGTCGGTTTCACCGATAACGAGGACCACGGCCAGGAAGGCGTCGAGCTCGCCGCGAACGATCGCCTCACCGGGGAACACGGTCAGCGCGAAGTGATCCGCGACCGGCTGGGCCGCGTTGTATCGGAGATTGGCGAAGCCGAATTACCCGAGAACGGCGAGACCATCCACCTGACCATCGACCGGCGCATCCAGCAGCTCGCGCATACGCAACTGGCAGCGGCGATCAAAAAGCACAAGGCACGCGCGGGCAGCGTGGTCGTGCTGGATGCCAAGAACGGCGAGATCCTCGCGCTCGCCAACTATCCGACCTTCGACCCGAACGATCGCTCGCGCCTGACCGGCGAGCAGTTGCGCAACCGGGCGCTCACCGACACGTTCGAGCCCGGCTCGACCATCAAGCCGCTGGTCGCGGCGCTTGCCATTGATATGGGACAGGTGCGCCCCGATACCCGTATCGATACCTCGCCGGGCACCTTCAAGCTCGGTCCGAACACGATCCACGATACATCGAATCACGGCGTCATTACGGTGTCGGAGGCCGTGCAGATGTCGAGCAATATTGCGTTGACGAAGCTCTCGCTCAAGCTGCCTGCGCAGACGGTTTGGGACAAGTACCGCGAATATGGCATAGGGCAGGCGCCGGAGCTGACGTTCCCCGGTGCGGCGACGGGGCGCTTGCGCGCGTACCAGCGCTGGAGGCCTATCGAGCAGGCGACCATGGCTTACGGCTATGGCCTGTCCTTGTCGCTGTTGCAGATCGCGCAGGTTTATACGGCTTATGCCGGCACCGGTGAATTCCGCCAGTCGACGCTCGTACGCGGCAAAGCGGCACCGGAACCGGTTCAGGTCACCAAGGCCACGACGGCCGCGGCCGTGCGCAACATGCTCGAACTCGCGATGGGGCCCCGTGGCACGGGACGTGCGGCAGCGGTAGAGGGTTATCGGGTGGGCGGCAAGACCGGTACGGCGCGCAAACAGGTCGGGCGAACCTATGCTGCGAACAAGTATCGTGCGTCGTTTGTCGGAATGGCGCCCATGAGCGACCCGCAAGTGATTGTCGCGGTGATGATCGATGAACCGTCGGCAGGCTCGTATTACGGCGGGACCGTGGCAGGGCCGGTGTTTTCAGGCGTTGTCGGTGGAACCATGCAGCTTCTGGGCGTGCCGCCCGACGCCTGA
- a CDS encoding Cof-type HAD-IIB family hydrolase: MMPKGLKLTKRSQDDSDRALEALSKVELVITDCDGTLLYTDKTLGEPAKEAVRNLSAAGVRFTVASSRPGKGMRTIVDTLGIKTPFAAFNGGKLVDPAGWKTMNAHWLARDAAETALESLARDGIDAWVFIDDQWYITNPAGEYVPLERRTVGYDAVVVKRFEDIDLGSVEKIVASTSNADLLERKEAEFAGTLKGQATAMRSQSYYLDITHPLANKGEGIRELAQLAGVALENVAVLGDMQNDVAMFDVAGVSIVMGQASAQVQASATFVSSTNDENGFAAGVNGLLAARKGGKVF, from the coding sequence ATGATGCCCAAGGGTTTGAAGCTGACCAAACGCTCACAGGACGACTCCGATCGCGCGCTGGAGGCGTTATCGAAGGTCGAACTTGTGATCACCGATTGCGACGGCACGCTGCTCTACACCGATAAAACTCTCGGCGAGCCCGCAAAGGAAGCCGTGCGCAACCTGAGCGCCGCGGGCGTGCGCTTTACGGTTGCGAGCAGCCGGCCGGGCAAGGGCATGCGCACGATCGTGGATACGCTCGGTATCAAGACGCCGTTTGCCGCGTTCAACGGCGGCAAACTTGTGGACCCCGCCGGCTGGAAGACCATGAACGCGCATTGGCTCGCGCGTGATGCCGCCGAAACCGCGCTGGAAAGCCTGGCGCGCGACGGGATCGATGCGTGGGTGTTTATCGACGACCAGTGGTACATCACGAATCCCGCCGGCGAGTACGTGCCGCTCGAGCGCCGGACCGTGGGATACGACGCGGTGGTGGTGAAGCGGTTCGAGGACATCGACCTGGGTTCGGTCGAGAAGATCGTGGCGTCGACCAGTAACGCGGATTTGCTCGAACGCAAGGAAGCTGAGTTTGCAGGCACGTTGAAGGGCCAGGCCACTGCCATGCGTTCGCAAAGCTATTACCTCGACATCACGCATCCGCTCGCCAACAAAGGTGAAGGCATCCGGGAACTTGCGCAGCTTGCCGGCGTGGCGCTGGAAAACGTGGCGGTTCTGGGGGATATGCAGAACGACGTCGCCATGTTCGATGTTGCGGGCGTGTCGATTGTGATGGGGCAGGCGTCGGCGCAGGTACAGGCAAGTGCTACCTTCGTATCGTCGACAAATGACGAAAACGGCTTTGCAGCGGGCGTGAACGGATTGCTCGCGGCCCGGAAAGGGGGAAAAGTTTTTTGA
- a CDS encoding fatty acid desaturase, which yields MSIYIDDAQRRTIHQLRASWRWRSEWPTWLLIVALYGGWFGTALNARALGVPLAVGILAVLSCLYLSLQHELLHGHPTCFPLLNALFGIAPLAVWFPYAVYRESHLRHHDDVHLTDPDLDPETYFVSAERWRGAGFVVRGLLTFRNTFVGRIVLAPWFSIASTLGSAMVAIARGNARMAGAWALHLVMLGLLVTWLDRYCGISPLVFVFGVGYPALALSAIRSFQEHRAADNISERTVINEASWFWRLLFLNNNFHSVHHDLPGAPWFALSAIYHDERDAYLQRNGGFIVRGYQEWMVRYGVKPVAPALHPLHARADQIALAELEAAKDAKSGVAQAV from the coding sequence ATGAGTATTTACATCGACGACGCCCAACGCCGCACCATCCATCAGCTTCGCGCTTCGTGGCGCTGGCGCAGCGAATGGCCCACGTGGCTCCTGATCGTGGCCCTGTATGGCGGATGGTTCGGCACGGCGCTCAATGCACGCGCCCTTGGCGTGCCGCTCGCCGTCGGGATCCTTGCGGTGCTTTCCTGCCTTTATCTTTCGTTGCAGCACGAATTGCTGCACGGCCATCCGACCTGCTTTCCGTTGCTCAACGCGTTGTTCGGCATTGCGCCGCTCGCGGTGTGGTTTCCGTACGCGGTGTATCGCGAGTCGCATCTGCGCCATCACGACGACGTTCATCTCACAGATCCCGATCTGGATCCGGAAACCTATTTTGTATCGGCGGAACGCTGGCGCGGCGCGGGGTTCGTCGTGCGTGGCCTGCTCACGTTTCGCAACACGTTCGTTGGACGCATTGTGCTCGCGCCCTGGTTTTCGATTGCATCGACGCTCGGTTCGGCAATGGTCGCAATTGCGCGCGGCAACGCCCGGATGGCTGGCGCATGGGCGCTCCATCTCGTGATGCTCGGTCTGCTTGTCACGTGGCTCGATCGTTATTGCGGCATCAGTCCTCTCGTTTTCGTTTTCGGCGTGGGATACCCGGCGCTGGCCCTGAGCGCAATCCGCTCATTCCAGGAACACCGCGCAGCCGATAACATCAGTGAACGCACCGTCATCAACGAAGCATCGTGGTTCTGGCGGCTGCTGTTCCTGAACAACAACTTCCACTCGGTCCATCATGATCTGCCGGGCGCGCCGTGGTTCGCGTTATCGGCGATCTATCATGACGAACGCGATGCTTACTTGCAGCGAAACGGCGGCTTTATCGTGCGGGGTTATCAGGAATGGATGGTCCGGTACGGCGTAAAACCGGTGGCGCCGGCGCTGCATCCGCTGCACGCCCGCGCCGATCAGATCGCGCTCGCCGAACTCGAAGCTGCCAAGGACGCAAAGTCCGGAGTCGCGCAAGCCGTATAA
- a CDS encoding formate/nitrite transporter family protein produces MPQKQEAEQKNQEAGSNSPHLDSDEKEQAAEHSSPHALVIHEIVREEGENSMDRTFFALAWSALAAGLSIGFSFLTQATLLSALPDEPWRDLVASFGYTIGFVIVILGRQQLFTESTLSAVLPVLTRRDLKTLLKTFRLWAIVLSFNLIGTIIFAAILQIHGVFSDDVVGSLGKLAQLPISGSFGVTVVRAIFAGWLIALMVWLLPSARSARFLTILLITYTVAVSKLSHVIAGSVETSYAVMTGAATIRDYLLVFLLPTFIGNMIGGISLVAIVNHAAIAPEID; encoded by the coding sequence ATGCCGCAAAAGCAGGAAGCAGAACAAAAGAATCAGGAAGCAGGGTCGAACTCTCCCCATCTCGACAGCGACGAAAAGGAACAGGCCGCCGAACATTCGTCCCCGCACGCGCTCGTGATCCACGAGATCGTTCGCGAGGAAGGCGAGAATTCGATGGACCGTACCTTCTTCGCGCTGGCGTGGTCGGCGCTTGCGGCGGGGTTATCGATAGGATTTTCGTTTCTCACGCAGGCCACGCTTCTAAGCGCGTTACCCGATGAGCCTTGGCGCGATCTGGTGGCATCGTTTGGATACACGATCGGATTCGTGATCGTGATTCTCGGACGCCAGCAATTGTTCACCGAAAGCACCCTGAGCGCCGTATTGCCCGTGCTCACGCGCCGCGATCTGAAGACCTTGTTGAAGACGTTTCGGCTATGGGCGATCGTGCTGTCGTTCAACCTGATCGGGACGATCATCTTCGCCGCGATCCTGCAGATCCACGGTGTGTTCTCTGACGATGTCGTCGGGTCGCTCGGCAAGCTTGCGCAGTTACCGATCTCCGGCAGCTTCGGCGTGACCGTAGTCCGCGCGATCTTCGCAGGATGGCTGATCGCGCTGATGGTATGGCTGCTGCCGAGCGCGCGCTCCGCCCGTTTCCTGACAATCCTGCTGATCACCTACACGGTCGCAGTGAGTAAGCTGTCGCATGTGATCGCCGGGTCCGTGGAAACGTCGTACGCGGTCATGACGGGCGCCGCGACCATTCGCGATTACCTGCTCGTATTCCTGTTGCCGACGTTCATCGGCAATATGATCGGCGGGATCTCGCTTGTGGCGATCGTCAATCACGCGGCGATTGCGCCCGAGATCGACTGA
- a CDS encoding LLM class flavin-dependent oxidoreductase, translating to MIPFSVLDLSPIPVGSTAADAFQHSRELAQHAEKLGYLRFWLAEHHNMTGIASAATSVVIGHVAAGTSTIRVGSGGVMLPNHAPLVIAEQFGTLASLFPGRIDLGLGRAPGTDQTTARALRRDLHGSADSFPDDVVELQRYFAEPVEGQRVRAVPGAGLEVPIWLLGSSTFSAQLAAALGLPFAFASHFAPDYLLTALQVYRSQFRPSKQLDRPYAMVGVNVFAADTTAEAEFLFTSLQQQFINLRRGTPGQLPPPVKQIPWNDGERAGVDHSLACSVIGDQREVEAGLASLIEQTQPDELMVTAQIYDQAARLRSFEITAQARAALSS from the coding sequence ATGATCCCCTTTTCAGTTCTCGACCTCTCCCCGATCCCCGTCGGATCGACCGCCGCCGACGCGTTTCAACATTCACGCGAGCTCGCCCAGCACGCCGAAAAACTCGGCTACCTGCGCTTCTGGCTGGCCGAACACCACAACATGACGGGCATCGCGAGCGCCGCGACATCGGTTGTGATCGGACACGTTGCCGCAGGCACCAGCACGATTCGCGTCGGCTCCGGCGGCGTCATGCTGCCGAACCACGCGCCGCTCGTGATCGCGGAGCAGTTCGGCACGCTCGCGTCGCTGTTTCCGGGGCGCATCGACCTGGGACTCGGCCGCGCGCCCGGCACCGACCAGACGACGGCTCGCGCGCTGCGTCGCGACCTGCACGGCAGCGCCGACAGTTTTCCCGACGATGTGGTCGAACTGCAGCGCTATTTCGCCGAACCGGTCGAAGGCCAGCGCGTACGCGCGGTGCCGGGCGCGGGGCTGGAAGTGCCGATCTGGCTGCTGGGGTCATCCACGTTCAGCGCGCAGCTCGCCGCCGCGCTCGGACTGCCGTTCGCATTCGCCTCGCATTTCGCGCCGGATTACCTGCTGACAGCACTGCAGGTCTACCGGTCGCAATTCCGCCCATCGAAGCAACTGGATCGTCCTTACGCAATGGTCGGCGTCAACGTCTTCGCCGCCGATACCACCGCCGAGGCGGAGTTCCTGTTCACATCGTTGCAGCAGCAGTTCATCAACCTGCGCCGCGGCACGCCGGGTCAGTTGCCCCCGCCCGTGAAGCAGATTCCGTGGAACGACGGAGAACGCGCGGGCGTCGATCACTCGCTGGCATGTTCGGTAATCGGCGACCAGCGGGAAGTGGAAGCAGGACTGGCGTCGCTGATTGAACAGACGCAGCCCGACGAACTGATGGTCACCGCGCAAATCTACGATCAGGCTGCGCGGCTGCGCTCGTTCGAAATCACGGCGCAGGCACGCGCCGCATTGTCGTCGTAA